In the Agromyces flavus genome, GCCCCGCACGTGGAGCGCAGCCACGCGATGCCGACGAGGTCGCCCACCCGCGTCCGATGGACGCTCGGGCCGACCGCGGCGACACGTCCCACGACTTGGTGCCCAGGGACGACCGGGCTGCGATGGGGCGGCAGCTCGCCGTCGATCACGTGCAGGTCGGTGCGGCACACGCCGCACGCGAGCACGTCGACCTGCACGTCGCCGTGGTCGGGCGGCAGTACCGCGAGCCGCGCGTGCTCGAGCACCCCGTCGCCGCGCGTGATCCGTGCCTCCGCCTCGCGCATGATCCCGTTCCGATCCCCTTCCTCCGTCAGGGTGCGTCGGATGGCGCGACGCGCGCGGGCCGAAGGTCACGCCGATCGCGGCGCCCGGCGTTCCGCCTCCCGTGGCGCTCGGTCGCGTGCCGTAGCGTGACGCCATGCCCGACCACGGCCGCAGCATCGAGTTCGGCACGTTCGTCACGCCCTCGGCGCTCGACCCCGAACGCACCGTCGCGCTCGCCCTCGCGAGCGAGGCCGCGGGCCTGGAGTACGTCACCTTCCAGGACCACCCGTACCAGCCCCGGTTCCTCGACACGTGGACGCTCATGAGCTGGGTGGGCGCCCGGACGAGCCGCATCCGCATCTCGGCGAACGTGCACAACCTGCTGCTGCGTCCGCCGGCCGTGCTCGCGCGGGCGGCGGCATCCCTCGACCTGCTCACCGGCGGGCGCGCGGTGCTCGCCCTCGGCGCCGGTGGATTCCCGCAGGCCGCCGAGGCCATGGGCGCACCAGCGCGCACGCAAGCCGAATCGGGCGACGCGCTCGCCGAGGCGATCACGGTCATCCGCGAACTGCTCGACACGGATGCCACGGGCGGCGTGTTCCTCGACCAGGCGCACCATCCCATCCGCGGCGCCAAGCGGGGGCCTACGCCCGTGCAGCGGCCGATCCCGATCTGGCTCGGCGTGCTGAAGCCCAAGGGCCTCCGCCTCGTCGGGCGGGCCGCCGACGGGTGGCTGCCGTCCCTGGCTCGCCTGGAGCACGGCACGGCGTCGCTCGATGCAGCCCACGCCGTGATCGACGACGCGGCCCGGGCCGCGGGTCGCGAGCCCCGCGACATCCGCCGCCTGCTGAACGTGGGGCCCGACCTCGCCCGGCCCGACTCGCTCGCCGACCTCGCCACCCGGCACGGCGTCGACACCTTCATCGTCACCGGCGACGACGAGGCGCTCATCGCCGAGCTGGGTTCCCGGATCGTCCCGGAGACGCGCGCGCTCGTCGCCGAACGACGCGCGGCGGTCGGGTAGCGGCCGCCTCTGGCATTCCGCGCGCGACAGGGTCAGGATGGATGGACTGACGGAGATCCGCAACGTCGCGGGAGGCCTCATGAACTCGGCATCGACTGCCACCCACCGGACCATCGCCCTGGTGGGCGGGGCAGGTTCGGGCAAGACCACGCTCGCGGAGGCGCTGCTGCATCGGGCCGGTGCCATCCCGAGGGTCGGCACCGTGGAGCAGGGCACGACCGTCTGCGACCATGAGCCCGAGGAGATCG is a window encoding:
- a CDS encoding LLM class flavin-dependent oxidoreductase, coding for MPDHGRSIEFGTFVTPSALDPERTVALALASEAAGLEYVTFQDHPYQPRFLDTWTLMSWVGARTSRIRISANVHNLLLRPPAVLARAAASLDLLTGGRAVLALGAGGFPQAAEAMGAPARTQAESGDALAEAITVIRELLDTDATGGVFLDQAHHPIRGAKRGPTPVQRPIPIWLGVLKPKGLRLVGRAADGWLPSLARLEHGTASLDAAHAVIDDAARAAGREPRDIRRLLNVGPDLARPDSLADLATRHGVDTFIVTGDDEALIAELGSRIVPETRALVAERRAAVG